The following coding sequences are from one Streptomyces sp. NBC_01485 window:
- a CDS encoding chorismate-binding protein, protein MPDLPPLARFGARVATGLLDVTSDPAALDSAGFWAVCADFDGRLVCARFADVREEPVPAPVPGAWRGPAAGDWTSSLDRAAYTAGVRRIREHIAAGEVYQANLCRVLTAPVTADADVDALTALLARGNPAPYAGTIRLPAHGIETATASPELFLRRAGRVVESGPIKGTGRTEADLLDKDYAENVMIVDLVRNDIGRVCATGSVTVPDLCAVEKHPGLVHLVSTVRGELPDGAGWPELLAAAFPPGSVTGAPKSSALRIIDALETAPRGPYCGGIGWVDADRGTGELAVGIRTFWIGRAADGTAVLRFGTGAGITWGSDPEAEWAETELKASRLLAVASGTYEAEGEGLT, encoded by the coding sequence GTGCCCGACCTCCCTCCTCTCGCCCGTTTCGGCGCCCGCGTCGCGACCGGCCTCCTCGACGTCACCAGCGATCCCGCGGCCCTCGACTCCGCCGGTTTCTGGGCCGTCTGCGCCGACTTCGACGGCCGTCTGGTCTGCGCGCGCTTCGCCGACGTACGCGAGGAGCCCGTGCCCGCTCCGGTGCCGGGGGCGTGGCGGGGGCCCGCGGCCGGTGACTGGACGTCCTCCCTCGACCGCGCCGCGTACACGGCCGGCGTGCGCCGCATCCGCGAGCACATCGCGGCCGGCGAGGTGTACCAGGCCAACCTCTGCCGCGTCCTGACCGCGCCCGTGACGGCCGACGCCGACGTGGACGCGCTCACCGCCCTGCTGGCTCGGGGCAACCCGGCGCCCTATGCAGGAACGATTCGCCTGCCCGCGCACGGCATAGAGACGGCCACCGCCTCCCCCGAGCTCTTCCTGCGCCGCGCCGGCCGGGTCGTCGAGTCCGGGCCCATCAAGGGCACCGGGCGCACCGAGGCCGACCTGCTCGACAAGGACTACGCCGAGAACGTGATGATCGTGGACCTCGTGCGCAACGACATCGGGCGGGTCTGCGCCACCGGCAGCGTGACCGTCCCCGACCTGTGCGCCGTCGAGAAACACCCGGGCCTGGTCCACCTCGTGTCCACGGTCCGCGGCGAGCTGCCCGACGGCGCCGGCTGGCCGGAGCTGCTCGCCGCCGCCTTCCCGCCCGGCTCGGTCACCGGCGCCCCGAAGTCCAGCGCCCTCAGGATCATCGACGCGCTGGAGACGGCACCCCGCGGCCCGTACTGCGGCGGCATCGGGTGGGTCGACGCCGACCGGGGGACGGGGGAGCTGGCCGTCGGCATCCGCACCTTCTGGATCGGCCGCGCCGCCGACGGCACGGCCGTGCTGCGCTTCGGCACCGGCGCCGGCATCACCTGGGGCTCCGACCCCGAGGCCGAGTGGGCGGAGACCGAGCTGAAGGCGTCCCGGCTGCTCGCGGTAGCGTCGGGAACGTACGAGGCCGAAGGAGAGGGACTGACGTGA
- a CDS encoding TFIIB-type zinc ribbon-containing protein, which yields MQCPKCHAQMHTYNRNGVQIEQCSNCRGIFLDYGELEALTRVESQWSQPAPPPPGAPQAYPAAPAAPAWGAPHGGGHGGAHYGGHHGGHNRHKSFGHMLFSS from the coding sequence ATGCAGTGCCCGAAGTGTCACGCTCAAATGCACACATACAACCGCAACGGCGTCCAGATCGAACAGTGCAGCAACTGCCGCGGGATCTTCCTCGACTACGGCGAGCTGGAGGCGCTGACCCGCGTGGAGTCCCAGTGGTCCCAGCCCGCGCCGCCGCCCCCGGGCGCCCCGCAGGCGTACCCGGCGGCCCCGGCCGCGCCCGCCTGGGGCGCCCCGCACGGCGGCGGTCACGGCGGTGCGCACTACGGCGGTCACCACGGCGGCCACAACCGCCACAAGAGCTTCGGCCACATGCTGTTCTCCAGCTGA
- a CDS encoding serine/threonine-protein kinase yields MNMAMMRLRREDPRVVGSFRLHRRLGAGGMGVVYLGSDKKGQRVALKVIRPDLAEDQEFRSRFAREVSAARRIRGGCTARLVAADLDADRPWFATQYVPGPSLHDKVNDDGPLGAAELASIGAALSEGLVAVHEAGVVHRDLKPSNILLSPKGPRIIDFGIAWATGASTLTHVGTAVGSPGFLAPEQVRGALVTPATDVFSLGATLAYASTADSPFGQGSSEVMLYRVVHEEPQLHGVPDALAPLVRACLAKDPEERPSTLDLSLRLKEIATRESQGMADARPPVPRTAEADRPTGRLSDHSHPERTLRQPGGPGTPPPRGGAPSSRGPVPSRGGAPVRGGSPSRGGGGGSASSSRSGARPVPGSRNTRPGSGSRPAPRGGRPGPRTTGTGLRPANPRLLRQRLFVFVVVTLLVALGIAVVQGCEGPARGLGGDDGVVRQDVVRQEPGHVLPEPGGGPLGD; encoded by the coding sequence ATGAACATGGCGATGATGCGCCTGAGGCGCGAGGACCCGCGTGTCGTCGGCTCGTTCAGGCTCCACCGACGGCTCGGCGCGGGCGGGATGGGTGTTGTCTATCTGGGGTCCGACAAGAAGGGGCAGCGGGTCGCGCTGAAGGTGATCCGGCCCGATCTGGCGGAGGACCAGGAGTTCCGGTCGCGGTTCGCGCGCGAGGTCTCGGCCGCCCGGCGGATCCGGGGCGGGTGCACGGCGCGGCTGGTCGCGGCGGATCTGGACGCCGACCGGCCGTGGTTCGCCACCCAGTACGTCCCCGGGCCCTCCCTCCACGACAAGGTCAACGACGACGGGCCGCTCGGCGCCGCCGAGCTCGCCTCGATCGGGGCCGCGCTGTCGGAGGGGCTCGTCGCCGTGCACGAGGCCGGGGTCGTGCACCGGGACCTGAAGCCCTCCAACATCCTGCTCTCCCCCAAGGGCCCCCGGATCATCGACTTCGGCATCGCCTGGGCGACGGGCGCCTCCACGCTGACGCACGTCGGCACGGCGGTCGGCTCCCCCGGGTTCCTCGCGCCGGAGCAGGTGCGAGGGGCGCTGGTCACCCCGGCCACCGACGTGTTCTCGCTCGGCGCCACGCTCGCGTACGCCTCGACGGCCGACTCGCCTTTCGGGCAAGGCAGTTCCGAGGTGATGCTGTACCGCGTGGTGCACGAGGAGCCGCAGTTGCACGGCGTTCCGGACGCGCTGGCCCCGCTGGTGCGGGCCTGCCTCGCGAAGGACCCCGAGGAGCGGCCCAGCACCCTCGACCTCTCCCTGCGGCTGAAGGAGATCGCGACCCGGGAGTCCCAGGGGATGGCGGACGCGCGACCTCCGGTGCCTCGGACGGCCGAGGCGGACCGTCCCACGGGACGGCTCTCCGACCACAGCCACCCGGAGCGCACGCTGCGCCAGCCGGGCGGGCCGGGCACTCCCCCGCCGCGCGGCGGGGCGCCGTCCTCGCGCGGGCCGGTTCCCTCGCGGGGCGGGGCTCCCGTTCGTGGGGGAAGCCCTTCGCGAGGCGGCGGTGGCGGCAGTGCCTCGTCGTCGCGGTCGGGGGCCCGGCCGGTGCCCGGTTCGCGCAACACCCGTCCCGGCAGCGGCAGTCGGCCGGCGCCCCGTGGCGGGCGGCCGGGGCCGCGGACCACGGGGACCGGGCTGCGGCCCGCCAATCCGCGGCTGCTGCGTCAGCGGCTGTTCGTCTTCGTCGTGGTGACCCTGCTCGTGGCGCTGGGCATCGCCGTCGTCCAGGGCTGCGAGGGACCGGCGCGCGGGCTCGGCGGGGACGACGGCGTCGTACGGCAGGACGTCGTACGGCAGGAGCCGGGGCACGTCCTGCCGGAGCCGGGCGGCGGTCCGCTGGGGGACTGA
- a CDS encoding phosphotransferase family protein, translating into MTAHPLLTELTFHARDRAHETGSSCPCGAATLADRPDATVVRHAGTVAKAHAPETDPADLTPRLTTAAHLPDVLLPPLAATPSPLHGRLVTFWPYGTPVDPDDPDAAPWEAAGTLLARLHRTPAPTALPPMRGPAKAAHAVARLRAAASHAAVAPVLAAWRALPAWARAEAPMPDTATLCHGDLHLGQLVRHPAPDGPWRLIDVDDLGVGVPAWDLARPAAWYACGLLPPDEWTRFLTAYRAGAGPAVPGSGDPWPALDVPARALTVQTAARAVTKSIAQGRSLDEVEQCLVDACARMGSVPPQLAADAAK; encoded by the coding sequence GTGACCGCCCACCCCCTGCTCACCGAGCTCACCTTCCACGCCCGGGACCGGGCTCACGAAACCGGTTCGTCCTGCCCGTGCGGCGCGGCCACCCTCGCCGACCGCCCCGACGCCACCGTCGTCCGGCACGCCGGGACCGTCGCGAAGGCGCACGCCCCCGAAACCGACCCGGCCGACCTCACGCCCCGCCTCACCACGGCCGCCCACCTCCCCGACGTCCTCCTCCCGCCGCTGGCCGCGACCCCGTCCCCCCTCCACGGCAGACTCGTCACCTTCTGGCCGTACGGCACCCCGGTGGACCCGGACGACCCGGACGCGGCCCCCTGGGAAGCCGCGGGCACCCTGCTCGCCCGCCTCCACCGCACCCCCGCCCCGACCGCACTCCCCCCGATGCGCGGCCCCGCAAAGGCCGCCCACGCCGTGGCCCGCCTGCGCGCCGCCGCCTCGCATGCCGCCGTCGCCCCCGTCCTGGCCGCCTGGCGCGCACTGCCCGCCTGGGCCCGCGCCGAGGCCCCCATGCCCGACACCGCGACCCTCTGCCACGGCGACCTCCACCTCGGCCAGCTCGTCCGCCACCCCGCCCCCGACGGACCCTGGCGCCTGATCGACGTCGATGATCTGGGCGTCGGCGTCCCGGCCTGGGACCTCGCCCGCCCCGCCGCCTGGTACGCCTGTGGTCTGCTCCCACCCGACGAGTGGACCCGCTTCCTGACCGCCTACCGGGCCGGGGCCGGCCCCGCCGTCCCCGGGTCCGGCGACCCCTGGCCCGCCCTCGACGTCCCGGCGCGTGCACTCACCGTGCAGACCGCCGCACGGGCTGTCACGAAGTCGATCGCGCAGGGGCGGTCGCTGGACGAGGTCGAGCAGTGCCTCGTCGACGCCTGTGCCCGAATGGGTTCGGTCCCCCCGCAGTTGGCGGCAGATGCCGCGAAGTAG
- a CDS encoding aldehyde dehydrogenase family protein, which produces MLVGGVWADALDGAVLETLDPATEQVLTTVPLGGVADVDRAVRAARAAFEPGSPWRRLSPSQRGRLIHRLGDLVLEHAEELALTESRDNGKPVAYAAMADIPMAADLFHYMSGWTTKIEGNTIPFSAAPPGSFLSYTTREPIGVVGQIIPWNFPLMMAAWKLAPALTAGCTVVLKPAEQTPLSALRLGELIQEAGFPDGVVNIVTGDGATGAALVAHPDVDKVAFTGSTEVGKEIVRASAGNLKKLTLELGGKSPNIVYADADLQRAVAASAGAIFFNQGESCMAGSRLYVQRPVLDQVVEGLVAEMNRLVVGVGADPATQLGPLVSKEQLDRVQGYVESGVRDGAVPHTGGQSLPDTGYFAPPTIFTGTEPGMRIVDEEIFGPVLVVLPFDRLEDVVGIERANPYGLAAGVFTRDIGKAFRTADTMRAGTVFVNTWNALDAALPFGGYKQSGWGREMGHAVLENYLETKTVIADLS; this is translated from the coding sequence CCGTCCGCGCCGCCCGCGCGGCCTTCGAACCGGGCTCGCCGTGGCGTCGGCTGTCCCCGTCGCAGCGGGGCAGGCTCATCCACCGGCTCGGCGACCTCGTCCTGGAACACGCCGAGGAACTCGCCCTGACCGAGTCGCGGGACAACGGCAAACCGGTGGCGTACGCGGCGATGGCGGACATCCCGATGGCCGCCGACCTGTTCCACTACATGTCCGGATGGACCACCAAGATCGAGGGCAACACGATCCCGTTCTCCGCCGCGCCGCCCGGCAGCTTCCTCTCCTACACCACGCGGGAGCCCATCGGCGTGGTCGGCCAGATCATCCCCTGGAACTTCCCCCTGATGATGGCCGCCTGGAAACTGGCCCCGGCGCTGACGGCCGGCTGCACCGTCGTTCTCAAGCCCGCCGAGCAGACACCGCTGAGCGCGCTGCGGCTCGGCGAGCTGATCCAGGAGGCGGGGTTCCCGGACGGCGTCGTGAACATCGTGACCGGCGACGGCGCGACGGGGGCGGCCCTGGTGGCCCACCCGGACGTCGACAAGGTCGCCTTCACCGGTTCCACAGAGGTCGGCAAGGAGATCGTCCGGGCCTCGGCGGGCAACCTCAAGAAGCTCACCCTGGAACTGGGCGGCAAGTCCCCGAACATCGTCTACGCCGACGCCGACCTGCAACGCGCCGTGGCCGCTTCGGCCGGCGCCATCTTCTTCAACCAGGGCGAGTCCTGCATGGCGGGCTCCCGTCTGTACGTGCAGCGGCCGGTCCTGGACCAGGTGGTCGAAGGCCTGGTCGCCGAGATGAACCGGCTCGTCGTCGGCGTGGGCGCCGACCCCGCGACTCAGCTCGGCCCGCTGGTGTCCAAGGAGCAGCTCGACCGGGTCCAGGGCTACGTCGAGTCCGGTGTGCGCGACGGGGCCGTCCCGCACACCGGAGGCCAGAGTCTGCCGGACACGGGGTACTTCGCCCCGCCCACGATCTTCACCGGGACCGAACCCGGCATGAGGATCGTCGACGAGGAGATCTTCGGCCCGGTGCTGGTGGTCCTGCCCTTCGACCGGCTCGAGGACGTCGTGGGCATCGAGCGCGCCAACCCCTACGGCCTGGCCGCCGGCGTCTTCACCCGCGACATCGGCAAGGCGTTCCGGACGGCTGACACCATGCGGGCGGGCACCGTGTTCGTCAACACATGGAACGCCCTGGACGCGGCCCTCCCCTTCGGCGGCTACAAGCAGTCCGGATGGGGCCGGGAGATGGGGCACGCGGTGCTGGAGAACTACCTCGAGACCAAAACGGTCATCGCCGACCTGTCCTGA